The Methylococcus sp. Mc7 genomic sequence TAGATCTTGTAGCGGGATTCCAGCCGCCCCTGCAGCGGCTCGAGCTCGGGATGAGAGGGTGCGATGTACAGGTCGGGATAGGGGGTCTCGTGGATGACCGCGTTCAGCCCCTCGTCCTGGCCTTTGCCGAACAGGCTCAGGCCCAATGTGTCCTTGAAGAAGCGGGCGATGGTGCGGTCCTGGTCCGCCACCTTCTGACCCAAAAGATAATGGGTGGAATTGCCCTGGACATCCAGATCGATGACCAGCGTCTTCTTGCCTTTGGCGGCGCTGATGGCGGCGAGATTGCAAGTGATGGTCGATTTACCGACGCCGCCCTTCTGGTTGAATATGACCCTATGCATGATTGTTCCCCCCCGAACGCTGCCGCCTTCATGCGTTCATTGCCCGTTCCGGCTTCAGATTAGACGCGGCGTCCGGTATTCTAGCCACTTTTGCTTGATTGATCGAATCGGTTCGAATGGAAGAGATTTACAGTCCGAAGGCCATTGAAGAGGCCGCGCAACGCGCGTGGGAAGAGGGCGGGGTTTTCCGGGCCAGGGAAGACTCGAGCCGCGAGAAATTCTACTGTCTCTCGATGTTTCCCTACCCCAGCGGGCGGCTGCACATGGGGCATGTGCGCAATTACACCATCGGCGACGTGATCGCCCGCTACCAGCGCATGCGCGGCAAAAACGTGCTGCAACCGATGGGTTGGGACGCCTTCGGCCTGCCGGCGGAGAACGCGGCGATGCAGAACAAGGTCGCGCCGGCGGCCTGGACCTACGCCAACGCGGATTACATGAGGAAGCAGCTCAAATCCTTAGGCCTTGCGATCGACTGGGACCGGGAGCTGGCGACCTGCAAGCCGGAGTATTACCGCTGGGAGCAGTGGCTGTTCACCAAGCTGTTCGAAAAGGGACTGATCTACAAGAAGATCGCGCCGGTCAACTGGGACCCGGTGGACCACACCGTGCTGGCCAACGAGCAGGTGATCGACGGCCGCGGCTGGCGCTCCGGCGCCCTGGTGGAGAAGCGCGATATCCCCATGTATTTCATGCGGATCACCGCCTATGCCGAGGAACTGCTGGCCGAGCTGGACAATCTCCCCGGCTGGCCCGAACAGGTCAAGACCATGCAGCGCAACTGGATCGGCAAGAGCCACGGCTGCGAGGTGCATTTCCGGATCGTTCCCCCTTTCCCTTTGGGAGAGGGTCGGGGTGAGGGGGCGGTCCTGAAGGTCTACACCACCCGTCCCGACACCCTGATGGGCGCGACCTATGTCGCCGTGGCGGCGGAGCATCCGCTGGCCCTGGAAGCCGCCGAAGGCAATCCCGAACTGGCGGCGTTCATCGAGGAATGCCGGCATGGCGGGACCGCCGAGGCCGACCTCGCCACCATGGAAAAGAAGGGCATGGCCACCGGGCGTTTCGTGGTCCATCCGCTGAACGGCGAGAAACTGCCGGTCTGGGTCGCCAACTACGTGCTGTGGGGCTACGGCGAAGGCGCGGTGATGGCGGTGCCGGCGCACGACGAACGCGATTTCGAGTTTGCAAACAAGTATGGCCTGCCGATCAAGATGGTCATCGCCTCGACTGCCGGCGCCTATCAAACCGTGGATGCGACGAGCGGCTGGATCGACGCCTATGCCGAGCACGGCGTCTGTGTGAACTCAGGAAAATACGATGGCCTCGATTTCCAACGAGCCTTCGACACCATCGCCGCGGACCTGGAAACCAAAGGACTGGGCCAGAAGCGCACCCAGTTCCGCCTGCGCGACTGGGGCATTTCGCGCCAGCGCTACTGGGGCTGCCCCATCCCGATCATCCACTGCCCGAACTGCGGCGACGTGCCGGTGCCTGCGGACCAGTTGCCGGTGGTGCTGCCGGAGGACGTCACCATCGACGTCGGCTCGCCGCTCAAGAAGATGCCGGAGTGGTACACCACGACCTGTCCCAAGTGCGGCGGCGCGGCGGAACGCGAGACCGACACGATGGACACTTTCGTCGAATCGTCCTGGTACTACGCCCGCTACGCCTGCCCGGACAACGGCGATTCCATGCTGGACCAGCGCGCCGATTACTGGCTGCCGGTCGACCAGTACATCGGTGGCATCGAACACGCCATCCTCCACTTGCTCTATGCCCGCTTCTTCCACAAGCTGATGCGCGATGCCGGCCTGGTGCACTGCGACGAGCCGTTCGCCAATCTGCTGACCCAGGGTATGGTGGTCGCTCCCACCTTCTTCCGGGAGGAAAGTGGCAAGAAGCACTATTTCAGTCCCGCCGAGGTGGAACTGAGCACCGACGACAAGGGCCGCCCGCTGGGCGCGACCCTGAAGTCCGACGGCGCGCCGGTCGTCGTGGGCCATATCGAGAAGATGTCCAAGTCGAAAAACAACGGCGTGGACCCCGAGTCTTTGATAGACCAGTACGGCGCGGACACCGTGCGGTTGTTCACCATGTTCGCGGCGCCTCCGGACCAGTCGCTGGAGTGGTCCGACAGCGGGGTGGAAGGGTCGTTCAGGTTCCTCAAGCGTCTGTGGACGCGGGCCGCGTTCAATGTCAACACCGCGTTTTCGCAGTACGGCCGGGATGAATTGCGGGTTGCCGACTGGGCCGCGTTTCCGCTGGCGCCGAACCACAAGGAAGCCCGCCGCCTGATCCACGCGACCCTGAAGCAGGCGAATTTCGACTTCGCCCGCCATCAATTCAACACCGTGGTCTCCGCGGCGATGAAGATTCTCAACACCCTGGCGGACGACAAGGGATTCTGGAATTGCGATCATCTTCCGGAAGGTGGCGAAAAAGACGCATTCCGTCGAGGCGCCGCCGTGGTCGCCTTCGAGGGCTATTCGCTGCTGGCCCGGCTGCTGTATCCGATCGCGCCCCACATCTGCGACGCGCTCTGGCGGCAACTCATGCCCGGCATCGATATTCTGGAAGCCGGCTGGCCGGTGGAGGACGCCTCCGCCCTGGTGCGGGACGAGATCGAGCTGGTGGTTCAGGTCAACGGCAAGCTGCGAGATAAGATTTTCGTGCCAAGTGACGCCACTCCGAGCGCTTGTGCTGCTATTGCGCTTGCCAGTGCTAATGTCCAACGGTTCATGGAGGGAAAACAGCCGAAACGGGAACCGATCGTGGTGCCGGGAAAACTGGTCAACATCGTGGTATGAGCGTGAACAAGGCGTCCCGGCATCTTTTCCTGATTCTAATGGTCTCATTGGCCGGCTGCGGCTTCCATCTGCGTGGCGGCGAGACCTCGGACGGCGCCGGTCAAGTCCTCTACCTGGAAAAAGCCGGTTCCACCCGCGTAGGCTCGAGGCTTTCCGACGCGATCCGTCTCACGGGTGCTCAGCTCACACGCAATATGATCGACGCCAAAGGCGTTATCCGCATCCTCAAGGAAACCGACGAACGCCGCACGATATCCTTGAACCTGGGCGGCCGCGGCAACCTGTTCGACCTCTATACCCGGGTCAGGTACGAAGTCACGACGCCGCAGGGCGAGATCATCATTCCGCCCCAGGAGGTCGAGGTGAAGCGCGAATATTTCAACAATCAGCTCTCGCCGATCGGCCAAGGGGAGGAGGAATCGCTGCTCAGGTCCGAAATGGAGCGGGAGCTTGCGGAAACCCTCGTTCGCCGCGTGCTCATCGAGATGAGCCGGAATCCGGGCGGCAAGTCTTGAGGTTGAAGCCTGATCAACTGGCCGGGGCGCTGGATCGCGGCCTGGCTCCGGTCTACGTCCTGTCCGGCGACGAGCCCCTGCAGTTGGGGGAGGCCGCGGATGCCATCCGAGCGGCGGCTCGCGAACGGGGCTACAGTCTTCGCGAGCTGTTTCACGTCGAGCCCGGTTTCAGCTGGGGCACTTTTCTGGAGGCCGGCGACTCCGTTCCCCTGTTCGGCGACCTCCGCATCCTGGACCTGCGCCTCAATAGCAAGCCGGACAAGGAAGGCGCCGCCGCGTTGCTGCGCTATCTCGACAAGCCACCCTCGGATGCGATCCTCGTTCTTACCCTGCCGCGCTTGACCAGGGAAGAGCTGAATGCCGGCTGGGCGCGGGCCGCCGACTCGGCCGGCGTAGTGGTGCAGGTCTGGCCGCTGGAAGGACGCGAACTGATCGGCTGGCTGGACCGGCGCATGAACCGCTTGGGTCTGCTGGCGGACCAGTCCGGTCTTCGGCTTCTGGCCGCCCGGGTGGAAGGCAACCTGCTGGCCGCGGCCCAGGAAATCGAAAAGCTGCGCATCTTGTACGGCGCCGGCCGCATCGAGGACGAGCAGATCGTATCGGCGGTCTGCGACTGCGCGCGTTACGACGTGTTCGACGTCGCGGCGGCCATGCTCGAAGGCCACACCGTCCGGACCTTGCGGGTCCTGCGCGGCCTCGAAGGAGAAGGCGTGGCACCCCTGGTGGTGTTGTGGGCGCTCACCCGCGAACTGCGCTCGCTGGCTGCGGTCCAACGGGAGACTGCGAGGGGCCAGCCGATGGACAGTGTCCTGGCCAGGCTGCGGATATTCGACAAGCGCAAGGAGGCGTTCGCCAGGGCCGCGAGACGGCTCGGCCGGGACGGCGTGCTGGATGCGATCCGGCTGTGCGCCCGGGTCGACCGGGTAGCGAAAGGGCTGGAGCCGGGCGATCCCTGGCTCGGCCTCTCCGACGTGTGTCTCCGCGTAGCCGCTTCCACTTGATTTCGGAAATTTTGAAGGTAAAAAAACATGAGAATCGACAAACACGGCAACATGGAACTGACCGAAGAGGAAGATGCGGACCTGCTCGAACGGCTCGAGGTCCCGGAGAGCGAGCACGACGACCCGCCGGTGGAAATCGAATGCGTCGGCATGGAGAACGACGTCGCCACCTTCAAGGCCACCAACACCAAGACCGGCAAGCATGTCCTGATGGTGTTCGATCTGATGAGCCCGGACTGAGAAAACCACAGAGTCGTCATTCCCCCTTTGGGACGAATCCGCCAGGAGCAGATTTTATGTGGCATATCCCTATGCCGCACCCTTCGGGCGCTACGCGTGCGAATCGGCTTTCCTGCCGATTTGTGCATTTTATCCGGAGGGCGCTGAACAGGAGTTCAGCGTGAAAGGGCCGGGGACGAGGGCTTGCCACGTTTCCGGTCTCTCAGACAGGCAGTTTTCGAGAAATACTTCCAAGCCTGAGCCGCTGCTATCAACCGCCGCCAAAATCCGCCATCAACCCAACGGATCATGGCGACCAGCCGCCCTGGACTATGAAAGCGACTGCTCGCCGTGATCGTTCCTCACGCCGGCCCTCTCCCAAAGGGAGAGGGGGGGCAAGGTACTGCGACTTTCGCGTTAACGAGTTCACTCTGTCGCGATATCTCACTGTTGTTATGAATGCTCTTGAGATGAGAACAGGTTGTATTGGCGGTCCATCCTGCGCGGGCAGTGTGGACACCATCGGGTTATCGGCTTGTGTTAATAAACTTCACAGCGAATGGCGGCTTGTAGACAGAATAAAGGTCGAACGCTGGAGCGAACGGCATCATGTAACCGCTCTGCAATTG encodes the following:
- the leuS gene encoding leucine--tRNA ligase; this encodes MEEIYSPKAIEEAAQRAWEEGGVFRAREDSSREKFYCLSMFPYPSGRLHMGHVRNYTIGDVIARYQRMRGKNVLQPMGWDAFGLPAENAAMQNKVAPAAWTYANADYMRKQLKSLGLAIDWDRELATCKPEYYRWEQWLFTKLFEKGLIYKKIAPVNWDPVDHTVLANEQVIDGRGWRSGALVEKRDIPMYFMRITAYAEELLAELDNLPGWPEQVKTMQRNWIGKSHGCEVHFRIVPPFPLGEGRGEGAVLKVYTTRPDTLMGATYVAVAAEHPLALEAAEGNPELAAFIEECRHGGTAEADLATMEKKGMATGRFVVHPLNGEKLPVWVANYVLWGYGEGAVMAVPAHDERDFEFANKYGLPIKMVIASTAGAYQTVDATSGWIDAYAEHGVCVNSGKYDGLDFQRAFDTIAADLETKGLGQKRTQFRLRDWGISRQRYWGCPIPIIHCPNCGDVPVPADQLPVVLPEDVTIDVGSPLKKMPEWYTTTCPKCGGAAERETDTMDTFVESSWYYARYACPDNGDSMLDQRADYWLPVDQYIGGIEHAILHLLYARFFHKLMRDAGLVHCDEPFANLLTQGMVVAPTFFREESGKKHYFSPAEVELSTDDKGRPLGATLKSDGAPVVVGHIEKMSKSKNNGVDPESLIDQYGADTVRLFTMFAAPPDQSLEWSDSGVEGSFRFLKRLWTRAAFNVNTAFSQYGRDELRVADWAAFPLAPNHKEARRLIHATLKQANFDFARHQFNTVVSAAMKILNTLADDKGFWNCDHLPEGGEKDAFRRGAAVVAFEGYSLLARLLYPIAPHICDALWRQLMPGIDILEAGWPVEDASALVRDEIELVVQVNGKLRDKIFVPSDATPSACAAIALASANVQRFMEGKQPKREPIVVPGKLVNIVV
- the lptE gene encoding LPS assembly lipoprotein LptE, with amino-acid sequence MSVNKASRHLFLILMVSLAGCGFHLRGGETSDGAGQVLYLEKAGSTRVGSRLSDAIRLTGAQLTRNMIDAKGVIRILKETDERRTISLNLGGRGNLFDLYTRVRYEVTTPQGEIIIPPQEVEVKREYFNNQLSPIGQGEEESLLRSEMERELAETLVRRVLIEMSRNPGGKS
- the holA gene encoding DNA polymerase III subunit delta, which encodes MKPDQLAGALDRGLAPVYVLSGDEPLQLGEAADAIRAAARERGYSLRELFHVEPGFSWGTFLEAGDSVPLFGDLRILDLRLNSKPDKEGAAALLRYLDKPPSDAILVLTLPRLTREELNAGWARAADSAGVVVQVWPLEGRELIGWLDRRMNRLGLLADQSGLRLLAARVEGNLLAAAQEIEKLRILYGAGRIEDEQIVSAVCDCARYDVFDVAAAMLEGHTVRTLRVLRGLEGEGVAPLVVLWALTRELRSLAAVQRETARGQPMDSVLARLRIFDKRKEAFARAARRLGRDGVLDAIRLCARVDRVAKGLEPGDPWLGLSDVCLRVAAST